One window from the genome of Rhinolophus ferrumequinum isolate MPI-CBG mRhiFer1 chromosome 22, mRhiFer1_v1.p, whole genome shotgun sequence encodes:
- the CFAP276 gene encoding cilia- and flagella-associated protein 276 produces MPPTRDPFQYPTLDNDSSYVGKLRTSKELPYKNPTHLAQLQQPWIRLSLTPTITSMRRDAHFFVPEIPKDDLDFRLAALYNHHMEAFKNKSEILTHLETIQDTQGILKIQFPGGFLPPPLLPPINSRANIRHWINPKKDSIHSIQGAIVAPHTAATNGGYSRKTDGGFFST; encoded by the exons ATGCCACCCACCCGAGACCCTTTCCAGTACCCTACGTTGGATAATGATAGTTCCTATGTGGGAAAACTGCGGACTTCCAAG GAATTACCATATAAGAACCCTACTCACCTTGCTCAACTACAGCAACCCTGGATTCGGCTCAGCTTAACGCCCACGATCACCTCCATGAGGCGGGATGCCCATTTCTTTGTACCTGAG ATACCGAAGGACGACCTGGATTTCCGCCTAGCAGCCTTGtacaaccaccacatggaggcaTTCAAGAACAAAAGTGAGATCCTGACACACCTGGAGACCATCCAGGATACCCAAGG AATCCTCAAGATTCAATTCCCTGGAGGATTTTTACCCCCTCCCCTACTCCCCCCCATCAATTCCCGAGCTAACATCAGACACTGGATCAACCCGAAGAAGGACTCCATCCACAGCATCcagggagccatag TGGCCCCTCACACTGCTGCTACCAATGGAGGCTACTCTCGAAAGACGGACGGTGGCTTCTTCTCCACTTAG